The nucleotide window ATATATTGGTTTACGGAAAACATACCACTCATCTTTCTGAAATTACCTGTTTTGACTCTTTTTCTATTGGAATGATTTTAAAAGCATTTATTTCTTCATTAATAACCATTCGTATGTTTTCAAATCATGCTCTATCTGCAACAATACAATGTGGTTTATTGCTTCATATTGCTTAAAACATGAAATTGTAAAAGATACATCATGTTTTTGGCCTCTTTGAGCTTGTAAAGACAATATTAAATGAGTGTCAGCATAGATTATAATGTGGTATTTTGTGTAGCTGTAAAGTTGAATAATAGGAAACTTTCTGAACTTTAAAATCCTATGGATTTCACTTGAAAGTTCAGTTACTTCACAAATTTCTCCGTAAGTTAAATTTAAATAAGTTTTTATACATAATATTATGAATTCAGATACATTTTTGTAAGTATGATTGGAATACTTACTGTAATAATTTGAAAATATCATTTTAGCATAATCAAATGCCTAAATGATAAAACACTCTAATTTATTCTTGTTAAATTTACTTTTAAGATCTTTAATCATCCTTTCAATGCAAGATTTTACTGGATTTTCTAATTTAAAATCCGAAAGATTTAATTGTAATGAATGAGCAAAATAAGATTGGAAATTAATATTTTTGAGTACACAATAATATTTATTTCCTTTTTTTAGTAAATATAGCTTATTATTTTTCATTTTTTGATTTAAAATAATATTTCAAAGGTAACTTAATTTAAAATATTGCTAGAACTTTATATTTAATTTAGAGCGACTTGAAAATTTTTTTGGTTTATGTGCATTCTAAAGTGAAAAATGATTTCAAGAAAGTGGTTATTTAATAAAAAAAATTCATAAATATAAAAAATTTCATTGCTTTTAATATAATTCCTAAACCTAATCCACCTAATAGTCCTGTAGAGAATCTAAGTTTATTATTACTAAGTCTTAACTCAAACAATTGAGTAGTTCCATCAATTGCTGCAGGTAAAAGAAGGATTAATGCAAAGATAATTAATTCCAGATTATAGTTTACATAATAAAAATAAGTGTATGTAAAATAGATTATTAAACTAATATAGAATCCAGTGCATCTTGCACAAACTGGAAACTGACTGTTTCCTATAAAAAAACTTCTTTCAGGGATTCTATGACATATTAATCTAGTCAAATCCATTTTACCACCTAATATTAAAAATTTATTCTTCTAAGGATCACAAAATTTACAAGGAACTTTTCCTGCACTGATTGCCTCATCACGACTGCTATAGTATCTTCTATTGTATTCTTTTATTCTACTTGCATGTCCACAAGAAGCTCTGTGAAACTTATTAGAGTTTTTACTTGCTACATATGATCCGCCAGTAACTGGTTCACTATCATCATTGTAACTAGAGGAACCAGAAGAACTAGAATAACTATCAGAACTATCAGAACTGCTACTTGAATCATCTGTTAAAGAGGCCTTACTACTATCCGAGCTTGAATCATTAGAATCTGAATCAGTTGTTTCATTTTCACCACTAGCCTCTTCAGTTGAATTATCATCTTCACTAATATCATCTACAGTAGTACCATTATAGGAGTTATAATCTTCATAATTTGCTGTATTTTGATCGGGGGTCATTAAAGAGCCTATAGCTCCAAGAAGAGATATTCCAATACAGCAACAAACTATAATGGATAAAAGCTTTTCACCTGTGCTCCATCCTTTCCATTTATTAAATATACTATCTGAATTAATAGCATTTTCCCTAAGATTCGTAGATATATTCTTTTGATTATTATTTGAATTCCATCTATCTCCACTGCTTGATTTTAAATCATTCCTGCTAGATGAATTAAGCCTTGATGAATAGTCTGCCTTTTGGCCACAGTTAGGACAAAACTTCACATCTTCAGCTAATTTTTCACCACAATTATTACAAAACATTTCATCACCCAAAATATTATGAAAATTAAATAAAAATAAAAATGAGATAATTAAGACTTATACTATAACTTAGCAATTTGACCTAAAATAATTGCCCTAATAAGATAACCCTCTAAATCTAAAGTTTGTTTTCTTTTGTCTAGTGTAAAAGTCATACTATGCTTGTTGGTTTTTGTAAAGTATTCCACTTTCTGTTTATTTTCTCTTTGAACAGAAATGCCATCTTTAAATATGTTTATAGATAGTATCTTTTTTAAATCAATATTGACAGATTTTTTACTTCCAAGAAATATTAGTCTTTTATTAGTTATGACAAATATTCCACTATCTATTGCCATTATTTCATCATGCGAAACACTTCGACTTTGCCCTCCACCTGAATGGACTCTAAGTCCTTTAGCTACTCTAAATGAAGCACCTGAACCAGTGCTTCTTGATACTCTCACAGCACGAGCTTCACTTAATGTTATATGAGGCAGGCTAAGATAAGCTTCTTCATTCTTTTTTAGGATAACTGGAGAGTCTATGGTTTTTAAATCAATTTCACCTTTAGTTAATCCTTGAATAACTAATTCTAAATCTTGTTTTCGTTCTAATTCTTTTTCTTTTTCTTTTTGAATTGCCAATTGATTATCCCTTTCTTTTTGATCTTTATCTGACAATCCTCCACTAGCTATTCTTATCCATTCTTCTTTAGTTAGTGTTTTTGAATTATATAATTCCCACATATGGTTATTTTTATCATAAATATCAGTTAGTTTAAATTCATTTCCATATTTTTCAAGGCTTAGTCCGCAATTAGTACAGAAGTAGGCCCATTTATCTGATAAAAATGATTTTTTATTTAGATGAATAAAGCTGTTTTTATGACAGTTAAAACATTCTGTTTCTTCCGTTATACTGTAATCACTATACTTTTGAGGAACTTGAATAGTGCTTTGATTATTTGATAGTTGCTTATTGTTGGTGTTATTTAATTGGGCGGCATTCTTATGATTTTGATTGGGATCGTTATTATCTGAATTTGTATTTCTTAAATCCATATCACCACCAAAATATTTACCGCAATTTATACAAAAATTAGCATCATCCATATTTTCAAACCCACACCCAGTACAAAACTTAGTCAAAACATCACCCGAATATTGTTTTTATATATACTATCTTTTGATTTTAATTTATTTAAAATTTCCTTATTAAGATCCTTTTTCAGTTGAAATTGAACATAGTCAGAAATTTCCAAGTCAATTAAAATTGAATATAAAGCTTTAAAAATCCTTAAAATTTAATTGAAATTAAAATAATAGTTAAATATTAAAAAATAATAAAAAGTAAATAATATTGACTAAAAATGGAAAGAAGCTTCTTATCTGTCCAAAATATTAATTCTCCAATCATATTTAGATAAAGAGCTGAATTTCACCAGCGCCTGAAAAAACCAGTATACTGTGCTTCATGAGTTAAAAACTTAGATATAAGCCTACCTTGATACATAATAATATCGGAATAGGACATCTTATTGCCATTAAACTCAACCTTACTATTAAGTTTGTCCATAATCTTAGCAATAACTAAGCGTCTAGACTTATCATTCATTAAGATAATGTTTCCATTATCTTCAAAATCATCTGGGTTAACTTGATTCTTATTTACTATTGAAAGAATAGTTTTATCAACTATCTGTTGTCTAAACTCTTCAATTAAGTCAAAAACTAAACTTGCCCTACCATAACGTTCAGAGTGTAAAAACCCACAATATGGATCAAGACCTGCAAGATAAATAGATTTCCAAATTTCACTTTCTACAACTGCATAGCCATAATTTAACAGTGAATTCACAGGATCTTGAGCACCTCTACCACTTCTACCTCTAAAATCCCATTTTTCATCTAAAACATCTGAAAATCCAGCCCAATATTCTACTGAGGCTTGGCCTTCAATACCCATAATCCTATTTCTGAGATTATCTGAGGTTTTATTATAAATCTTAGATAATTTTTCTAAGCTATCTGATAACTTATCTCTTTGATTAAGTAAAAAATCATTATCTTCTCTTGATTTAGCAAGAGTTCCGAGAACTGCTTTTTGATTTTCAATCTTTGCAATAATAAATGCTTTAGCTAAATAGCCGCTTCTTGAATCCATTAGTGAAAAATATTGTTCCTTTTTAACAATTGCATTCTTTCTATCTGGAGCTGATAGTCTATAATCTACATAGCCTCTCCAGTCAATAGATACGCAATCAATATCATGTTCAGCAAGTAAGCTTAATGCATCAAAAGTAATTGAACCTTTACCAGTTAATAATATTTGAGATATGTCTTTTGCTAAAAAATAGCCTTTTTCCTTACCATTCTCTTTAATGACAACTTGATTATCTCTTTTAGCTACTGATTTGCCAAAACCATCTATGACTAATTTCATTTAAAACACCCCATTAAATAATTGAAATTTATCTTCTCATTTGCTACTTAAGAAATAAATTAAATTCATAAAAAAGCATATTCCCACTTTTGAGGAAGAATCAAATCACCTTCTATAAAAACAGAATCAAGGCAAGATTCACATGTTGGAATTAATATTATACTATCTCTTTGTGAAGAGATAAAGAAATCAAATTCACTTGCTAAGTTTAAACGCTCATCAATTGATAAAAATCCGCAAAAGATAGATTTTTGTATACGGTGTAAGCCATAATGTTGTAATTTCTTTACAAAACTAGATCTTGTCGGATTATCTGTAATATCATACATGACAAAGACTAAAATATAAATCACCCCACTATTTGCACATAAGATAAGGATTTGGTAATATTTAAGTTTTTCTATTTTTTAGATGATAGAAATTGTTTAAGTTATTAAAAAAGAGTTTTTTGTTTTAGAGATATGAAAATTTACCTTATTTTATTGGAATAAACTCTGCAATACAAGCTCTGAAATAGGTTTAAATGAAAACATGAGAGTCACGTCACAATCCTTATTTTATTGGAATAAACCCTGCAACTTGTTAAGTATAATTATGTACTTAATACTATATAAATGTCACAATCCCTATTTTATGGCTCTTTCAAAAACTTTGTTGATGAACTTGATTAAGTTTTCTATTTTCATTCCAAATCAATCTCTGGGATAAATTCTCTTTAAAACACCAAAGAATAGTCTTAAAAGTTCTTTTTCTTGATTCAGACATAGTTTCTTAAAAAGCATATTTCAAGCTTATTAGTTCTAATCTCAATTTTCTTATCTTTTAAATGATAAATAAAGCTTTTATACCTTAGAAACAATAAATTTTCTTATAAATTTCAATAAAATAAGACATTATGAAATTCATTTTTTTACGATAAATTAAACCTTTGTAACTCTCTTTCAGCTTCATAAATAATATATTTAAATCAAAA belongs to Methanobrevibacter olleyae and includes:
- a CDS encoding DUF2085 domain-containing protein, producing the protein MDLTRLICHRIPERSFFIGNSQFPVCARCTGFYISLIIYFTYTYFYYVNYNLELIIFALILLLPAAIDGTTQLFELRLSNNKLRFSTGLLGGLGLGIILKAMKFFIFMNFFY
- the cas1 gene encoding CRISPR-associated endonuclease Cas1; amino-acid sequence: MKLVIDGFGKSVAKRDNQVVIKENGKEKGYFLAKDISQILLTGKGSITFDALSLLAEHDIDCVSIDWRGYVDYRLSAPDRKNAIVKKEQYFSLMDSRSGYLAKAFIIAKIENQKAVLGTLAKSREDNDFLLNQRDKLSDSLEKLSKIYNKTSDNLRNRIMGIEGQASVEYWAGFSDVLDEKWDFRGRSGRGAQDPVNSLLNYGYAVVESEIWKSIYLAGLDPYCGFLHSERYGRASLVFDLIEEFRQQIVDKTILSIVNKNQVNPDDFEDNGNIILMNDKSRRLVIAKIMDKLNSKVEFNGNKMSYSDIIMYQGRLISKFLTHEAQYTGFFRRW
- a CDS encoding zinc ribbon domain-containing protein yields the protein MFCNNCGEKLAEDVKFCPNCGQKADYSSRLNSSSRNDLKSSSGDRWNSNNNQKNISTNLRENAINSDSIFNKWKGWSTGEKLLSIIVCCCIGISLLGAIGSLMTPDQNTANYEDYNSYNGTTVDDISEDDNSTEEASGENETTDSDSNDSSSDSSKASLTDDSSSSSDSSDSYSSSSGSSSYNDDSEPVTGGSYVASKNSNKFHRASCGHASRIKEYNRRYYSSRDEAISAGKVPCKFCDP
- the cas2 gene encoding CRISPR-associated endonuclease Cas2; its protein translation is MYDITDNPTRSSFVKKLQHYGLHRIQKSIFCGFLSIDERLNLASEFDFFISSQRDSIILIPTCESCLDSVFIEGDLILPQKWEYAFL